The genomic interval TTCAGGAACCCTCCCCGGCGAACTCGACCCGGACGGAAGGGACGAGCCCTGCTGCGGCCGCGCGCCCGAGGAAGAGCTCGATCGCGCGCCGGCCCTTCTCCCCGTAGCCCCGGGTCCAGTCGTTGACGTACATCCCGACGAACCGGTCCGCCTTGTCACGGTCGAGGTCGCGCGCGAATCGCATGGCGTACGTCAGCGCCTCTTCCCGGTGGGAGAGGCCGTAGGCGATCGACTCGCCGAGGACGTCGGAGACCGCGCGGACCGTCCCGGGCCCGAGCGCCTTGCGGATGACGTTCCCCCCGAGCGGCAGCGGAAGGCCCGTTTCGGCGAGCCACCAGGCGCCGAGATCGACGACCGCGTGGAGCCCCTCTTCGGCGTACGTCAGCTGGCCCTCGTGGATGATCACGCCGGCCGCGAGCTCCCCGGCGCGGACCCGGGGGAGGATCTGGTCGAAGGGCACGAGCGTCGTTCGAGTGCCCGGGCGCCAGAGCTGGAGCGCGAGCGCCGCGGAAGTCTTCTCCCCCGGGATCCCGACGACGACTCCGTCGAGGTCCGCCGGAGCGAGCGGCCGGGCCGCCACGACGACGGGCCCGTACCCATCCCCGAAGGAAGCGCCGTGCGGCAGGAGCGCGTAACGGTCCGCGACGT from Thermoanaerobaculia bacterium carries:
- a CDS encoding MqnA/MqnD/SBP family protein gives rise to the protein MKQKISLAHSPDSDDAFMFYALAEGKVDDRGFDFVHELSDIETLNQRTRRGELDVSAISFHAYPDVADRYALLPHGASFGDGYGPVVVAARPLAPADLDGVVVGIPGEKTSAALALQLWRPGTRTTLVPFDQILPRVRAGELAAGVIIHEGQLTYAEEGLHAVVDLGAWWLAETGLPLPLGGNVIRKALGPGTVRAVSDVLGESIAYGLSHREEALTYAMRFARDLDRDKADRFVGMYVNDWTRGYGEKGRRAIELFLGRAAAAGLVPSVRVEFAGEGS